A region from the Stutzerimonas stutzeri genome encodes:
- the pcaF gene encoding 3-oxoadipyl-CoA thiolase, translated as MTREVFICDAVRTPIGRFGGALAAVRADDLAATPIKALLERNPGLDPAAIEEVFMGSANQAGEDNRNVARMAALLAGLPETVPGVTLNRLCASGMDAVGSAFRAIACGEMELAIAGGVESMTRAPYVMGKADTAFGRTQKIEDTTIGWRFINPKMKDMYGVDAMPQTADNVAEEHKISREDQDAFALRSQQRTGKAQAVGFFAEEIVPVVIKGRKGDTVVDTDEHPRPDTTAEALAKLKPVNGPDKTVTAGNASGVNDGAAALILASAEAVQKYGLTARAKVLGMASAGVAPRVMGYGPVPAVRKLCERLNLAVSDFDVIELNEAFAAQALAVTRDLGLEDDSPKVNPQGGAIALGHPLGMSGARLVLTTVHALEKTGGKLGLATMCVGVGQGLALAVERV; from the coding sequence GTGACACGCGAAGTCTTTATCTGCGACGCCGTACGTACGCCCATCGGCCGCTTCGGTGGCGCCCTGGCTGCCGTGCGCGCCGATGACCTGGCAGCCACGCCGATCAAGGCCCTGCTGGAGCGCAATCCCGGGCTCGATCCGGCGGCCATAGAAGAAGTCTTCATGGGCAGTGCCAACCAGGCCGGCGAGGACAACCGCAACGTGGCGCGCATGGCCGCGCTACTGGCCGGGCTGCCGGAAACCGTGCCGGGCGTGACGCTCAACCGCCTCTGCGCCTCGGGCATGGATGCGGTGGGCAGCGCCTTCCGTGCCATTGCCTGCGGTGAAATGGAGCTGGCCATCGCTGGCGGCGTCGAGTCGATGACTCGCGCGCCCTATGTAATGGGCAAGGCCGATACCGCCTTCGGTCGCACGCAGAAGATCGAAGACACCACCATCGGCTGGCGCTTCATCAACCCGAAAATGAAGGATATGTACGGCGTCGATGCCATGCCGCAGACCGCCGACAACGTGGCCGAAGAACACAAGATCAGCCGTGAAGATCAGGACGCTTTCGCCCTGCGTAGCCAGCAACGCACGGGCAAGGCCCAGGCCGTCGGATTCTTCGCCGAGGAAATCGTCCCGGTGGTGATCAAGGGCCGCAAGGGCGACACCGTAGTCGATACGGATGAACACCCGCGCCCGGATACCACCGCCGAAGCGCTGGCCAAACTCAAGCCGGTCAACGGACCGGACAAGACGGTTACCGCAGGCAATGCCTCGGGCGTCAATGACGGTGCGGCTGCGCTGATTCTTGCCAGCGCCGAAGCGGTGCAGAAATATGGCCTCACAGCACGCGCCAAGGTGCTTGGCATGGCCAGCGCCGGTGTGGCGCCGCGCGTGATGGGCTACGGCCCGGTGCCGGCGGTGCGCAAGTTGTGCGAGCGGCTGAATTTGGCCGTCAGCGATTTCGACGTGATCGAACTCAACGAGGCCTTTGCCGCACAGGCACTGGCGGTGACCCGTGATCTGGGCTTGGAAGACGACAGCCCGAAGGTCAACCCGCAGGGCGGCGCTATTGCGCTCGGCCATCCGCTGGGCATGAGCGGTGCGCGGCTGGTGCTGACCACCGTGCACGCGCTGGAGAAAACCGGCGGCAAGCTCGGCCTCGCCACTATGTGCGTCGGCGTGGGGCAGGGGCTGGCGTTGGCCGTCGAGCGGGTCTGA
- a CDS encoding CoA-transferase subunit beta, with protein MSVHANNYSTSEMMTVAASRRLGDGSVCFVGIGLPSKAANLARLTHAPEVVLIYESGPIGAKPSVLPLSIGDGELAETADTVVPTAEIFRYWLQGGRIDVGFLGAAQVDKYGNINTTVIGDYHQPKVRLPGAGGAPEIAGSAKEVLIILKQSHRTFVDKLAFITSVGHGKGGDHRKQLGLPGQGPVGIITDLCIMEPEAGSNEFVVTSLHPGVTREQVSENTGWAIRFADNVGETSPPTETELEALRALEARTAAAHGQSGGDE; from the coding sequence ATGAGTGTTCACGCCAATAACTACAGCACCAGCGAAATGATGACCGTCGCCGCCTCTCGCCGCCTGGGCGATGGCAGCGTCTGCTTCGTCGGCATCGGCCTGCCGTCCAAGGCCGCAAACCTGGCACGCCTGACCCATGCACCGGAAGTGGTGCTGATTTACGAGTCCGGCCCCATCGGTGCCAAGCCCTCGGTACTGCCGCTGTCCATCGGCGATGGCGAGCTGGCCGAAACTGCCGACACCGTGGTGCCCACCGCCGAGATCTTCCGCTACTGGTTGCAGGGCGGGCGCATAGACGTCGGCTTTCTCGGTGCGGCGCAGGTCGACAAATACGGCAACATCAACACCACGGTGATCGGCGACTATCACCAACCGAAAGTCCGCTTGCCAGGGGCGGGCGGCGCGCCGGAAATTGCCGGGTCGGCGAAAGAGGTGCTGATCATTCTCAAGCAGTCGCACCGCACCTTCGTCGACAAGCTGGCGTTCATCACCTCGGTCGGCCATGGCAAGGGCGGTGACCACCGCAAGCAGCTCGGGCTGCCGGGGCAGGGGCCGGTGGGCATCATCACCGACCTGTGCATCATGGAGCCGGAAGCCGGGTCCAATGAATTCGTGGTGACGTCGCTGCACCCGGGCGTGACCCGCGAGCAAGTGAGCGAGAACACGGGCTGGGCGATCCGCTTTGCTGACAACGTCGGCGAAACCTCACCGCCCACCGAGACCGAACTGGAGGCTCTGCGCGCCCTCGAGGCCCGCACCGCCGCCGCCCACGGACAATCTGGAGGTGACGAGTGA
- a CDS encoding CoA transferase subunit A, whose translation MAQLLPLNEAIDRFVSDGDTVALEGFTHLIPTAAAHELIRQNKKDLTLVRMTPDLVYDLLIGAGCAKKLVFSWGGNPGVGSLHRLRDAVEKQWPHPLEVQEHSHADLANAYVAGASGLPFAVLRAYLGSDLPKVNPMIKFIECPFNGEQLAAVPSVRPDVTVIHAQKADRKGNVLIAGILGVQKEAALAAKRCIVTVEEIVDDLQAPMNACVLPTWALSAICLVPGGAHPSYAHGYYERDNRFYQRWDPIARDRDAFNAWVDEFIRGTEDFSAFQAKLAAQQEAK comes from the coding sequence ATGGCCCAGCTGCTACCCCTGAACGAAGCAATCGATCGCTTCGTCAGCGACGGGGATACCGTCGCCCTTGAAGGCTTTACCCACCTGATTCCCACCGCTGCCGCTCACGAACTCATCCGTCAGAACAAGAAGGACCTGACCCTGGTGCGCATGACGCCCGACCTGGTCTATGACTTGCTGATCGGCGCCGGTTGCGCGAAGAAGCTGGTGTTTTCCTGGGGCGGAAATCCGGGCGTTGGCTCGCTGCATCGTCTGCGCGACGCGGTGGAGAAGCAGTGGCCGCACCCACTCGAAGTCCAGGAACACAGCCACGCCGACCTGGCCAACGCCTACGTTGCCGGTGCCTCCGGCCTGCCGTTCGCCGTGTTGCGGGCTTACCTCGGCTCTGACCTGCCGAAAGTCAACCCGATGATCAAGTTCATCGAATGCCCCTTCAACGGTGAGCAGTTGGCCGCCGTGCCCAGCGTGCGCCCCGATGTGACGGTGATCCACGCGCAGAAGGCCGACCGCAAGGGCAACGTGCTGATCGCCGGGATTCTCGGTGTGCAGAAGGAGGCCGCACTGGCCGCCAAGCGCTGCATCGTCACCGTCGAAGAGATCGTCGATGACCTGCAGGCACCGATGAACGCCTGTGTGCTGCCGACCTGGGCGCTGAGCGCGATTTGCCTGGTGCCGGGCGGCGCCCATCCATCCTACGCCCATGGCTATTACGAGCGTGACAACCGCTTCTATCAGCGCTGGGATCCGATTGCCCGGGATCGCGACGCCTTCAACGCATGGGTCGATGAATTCATCCGCGGCACCGAAGACTTTTCCGCGTTCCAGGCCAAGCTGGCCGCGCAGCAGGAGGCCAAGTGA
- the pcaD gene encoding 3-oxoadipate enol-lactonase: MPSVTLADGELHYRLDGAVDAPVLVLSNSLGTTLDMWDAQVPAFSEHFRVLRYDTRGHGGSSVTPGPYSIEQLGRDVLDLVDALTIDRFAFCGLSMGGLVGQWLGINAGERLTRLVICNTGAKIGTDDVWNERIDGVLRGGEQAMRDMRDGSVARWFTPGFAGQHPVEVDRITQMIASTSPAGYAANCAAVRDADYRDQLGAIKVPTLIVCGSRDPVTTVEHGRFIEARVTEAQLIELETAHLSNVEAGEAFTRPVLDFLCADAAAAPIQ, encoded by the coding sequence ATGCCCAGCGTCACACTCGCCGATGGCGAACTGCATTACCGTCTCGATGGCGCGGTCGATGCGCCGGTTCTGGTGCTGTCCAACTCGCTGGGCACCACGCTCGATATGTGGGACGCGCAGGTGCCGGCCTTCAGCGAGCATTTCCGCGTCCTGCGCTATGACACCCGCGGGCACGGCGGTTCGTCCGTCACGCCCGGCCCGTACAGCATCGAGCAGCTCGGGCGGGACGTGCTCGATCTGGTCGATGCCTTGACGATCGATCGTTTCGCCTTCTGTGGCCTGTCCATGGGCGGTTTGGTCGGCCAGTGGCTGGGCATCAATGCTGGCGAGCGGCTGACGCGGCTGGTGATCTGCAACACCGGCGCGAAGATCGGCACCGACGATGTCTGGAACGAGCGTATCGATGGAGTGCTGCGCGGCGGTGAACAGGCCATGCGCGACATGCGTGACGGCTCTGTTGCACGCTGGTTCACGCCCGGCTTCGCAGGACAGCATCCGGTGGAGGTCGATCGCATCACCCAGATGATCGCCAGTACGTCGCCCGCCGGATACGCCGCCAACTGCGCGGCCGTGCGCGACGCCGACTACCGTGATCAGCTGGGGGCGATCAAGGTACCGACGCTGATCGTCTGTGGCAGCAGGGACCCGGTCACGACGGTCGAACATGGGCGCTTCATCGAGGCGCGGGTCACCGAGGCACAGCTGATCGAGCTTGAAACCGCTCATCTGTCGAATGTCGAGGCGGGTGAGGCCTTCACCCGACCGGTGCTGGATTTTCTCTGTGCAGATGCGGCTGCTGCGCCGATCCAATAA